A single region of the Marinobacter nanhaiticus D15-8W genome encodes:
- the putP gene encoding sodium/proline symporter PutP, which produces MASGVWISLFLYFALMIVIGLYAMRRSTSSSEDYMLGGRRLSPKVAALSAGASDMSGWLLLGLPGALYASGLASAWIGIGLFVGAFINWIIVAPRLREQTVHYGNALTIPAFLANRFPTKALPLRTVSAIVIVLFFAVYTASGLVAGGKLFESAFAEIINVGGMSDYAVGIVITLGVVLVYTVVGGFLAVSMTDFVQGCIMMLALVVMPAVVLFGEGGGGFAQASQTLNEVDPTLLSWTEGLTFIGFLSAVTWGLGYFGQPHIIVRFMAIRSIKDVPTARNIGMSWMAISLIGAIALGVFGRAYAVRNGLDVEDPETIFIVLSELLFHPLITGFLYAALLAAVMSTISSQLLVSSSSLTEDFYRLFLRKEATDRECVNVGRACVVLVGLVAAVIASDPESQVLGLVSNAWAGFGSAFGPLIILSLMWSRMNGAGAVAGLIAGSVTVIIWIALGWNSSFMGGPGVYEIIPGFIVSWIAIVVVSLATADASEYQPIQR; this is translated from the coding sequence TCAGCTGGTGCGTCGGATATGAGTGGCTGGCTTCTGCTGGGCCTTCCGGGGGCCTTGTATGCCAGTGGCCTGGCTTCCGCCTGGATCGGCATCGGTCTGTTTGTCGGTGCGTTTATCAACTGGATAATCGTGGCCCCGAGGCTGCGTGAGCAAACCGTCCACTACGGTAATGCGCTAACCATTCCCGCCTTCCTGGCCAACCGTTTCCCCACCAAGGCGCTTCCGCTCAGGACGGTATCGGCTATCGTTATCGTATTGTTCTTCGCGGTCTATACCGCGTCCGGCCTGGTCGCAGGTGGCAAACTGTTCGAGAGTGCCTTTGCCGAGATCATCAATGTCGGTGGCATGAGCGACTATGCGGTTGGCATTGTCATCACGCTGGGTGTGGTTCTTGTTTACACCGTGGTCGGGGGCTTCCTGGCGGTGAGCATGACCGATTTCGTCCAGGGTTGTATTATGATGTTGGCCTTGGTCGTCATGCCTGCCGTGGTGTTGTTTGGCGAAGGTGGCGGCGGGTTTGCCCAGGCATCCCAGACCCTGAATGAAGTCGATCCGACCTTACTCTCCTGGACGGAGGGGCTTACCTTCATCGGCTTCCTCTCTGCAGTGACCTGGGGCCTCGGCTATTTCGGCCAGCCCCACATCATTGTTCGCTTCATGGCGATACGTTCGATAAAGGATGTTCCCACTGCCCGAAACATCGGCATGTCATGGATGGCCATCTCGCTGATCGGTGCCATCGCCCTGGGTGTATTTGGCCGTGCCTATGCGGTTCGTAACGGGCTCGACGTGGAAGACCCCGAGACGATCTTTATTGTCCTTTCAGAGCTGCTCTTCCATCCGCTAATTACCGGCTTCCTGTATGCAGCGCTCCTGGCGGCCGTCATGAGTACCATCTCAAGTCAATTGCTGGTGTCGTCTTCTTCGCTGACCGAGGATTTCTATCGCCTGTTCCTGCGTAAGGAAGCCACGGACCGGGAGTGTGTCAATGTTGGCCGGGCATGCGTGGTCCTGGTCGGTCTTGTCGCCGCTGTTATCGCCTCTGATCCGGAATCCCAGGTCCTTGGGCTGGTCAGTAATGCCTGGGCGGGTTTCGGTTCCGCATTTGGCCCGTTGATCATCCTCTCGCTCATGTGGAGCCGGATGAACGGCGCCGGTGCTGTAGCCGGCCTCATCGCAGGCTCTGTGACGGTCATTATCTGGATCGCCCTGGGTTGGAACTCCAGCTTCATGGGTGGCCCGGGCGTTTACGAGATTATCCCAGGCTTCATCGTCTCTTGGATCGCCATCGTGGTTGTCAGCCTCGCGACGGCCGATGCCAGTGAGTATCAGCCGATCCAGCGGTAA
- a CDS encoding TAXI family TRAP transporter solute-binding subunit — MDKRQFIKTAISVAAAAVLGFNGPAYAEESNQKSNYVMGTATTGGTYYPVGVALSTLIKVKLEPSTGISVSAISSAGSGENLKLMDEGQAQFGILQGLYGAWAWKGTGPVPKAYKNLRSVSMLWQNVEHFVVRSGLAESGTMSDMENLYGETFSIGARNSGTEGSGRYILGALDIDLDKIEMAYLGYGPSADALQNGNIDGMNIPAGVPASAVTRAYANMGGDITTLDVTDEQLKQINSEFELWSPYTIPAETYPNQAKPINTIAQPNILAVRADLPEEDVYQIVKTMYANLPFLNNIHPATKAMALEKAIAGLPMPLHPGAARFYREKGLEIPDRLIAK, encoded by the coding sequence ATGGATAAGCGCCAGTTTATCAAAACCGCCATCAGCGTGGCTGCAGCGGCCGTACTCGGTTTCAATGGACCCGCCTACGCCGAGGAAAGTAACCAGAAAAGCAATTACGTCATGGGCACTGCAACCACGGGTGGTACCTACTACCCGGTAGGTGTGGCCCTGTCCACACTGATCAAGGTGAAGCTGGAGCCCTCCACCGGTATTTCCGTTTCCGCGATCAGCTCGGCCGGCTCTGGCGAGAACCTAAAACTGATGGATGAAGGCCAGGCGCAGTTCGGCATTCTCCAGGGGCTCTATGGCGCGTGGGCATGGAAGGGGACCGGTCCGGTACCCAAGGCCTACAAGAACCTGCGTTCGGTCTCGATGCTGTGGCAGAACGTCGAGCACTTCGTCGTTCGCAGCGGGCTGGCTGAAAGCGGCACCATGTCGGACATGGAAAACCTTTACGGAGAGACATTCTCTATCGGTGCCCGCAACTCCGGTACAGAAGGCTCTGGCCGTTACATCCTGGGTGCACTGGACATCGATCTGGACAAGATCGAGATGGCTTACCTGGGTTACGGCCCCAGTGCCGACGCGTTGCAGAACGGTAACATCGATGGCATGAACATTCCCGCGGGCGTGCCGGCCTCTGCCGTTACCCGCGCCTATGCCAACATGGGCGGCGATATCACCACGCTCGATGTAACGGATGAACAACTAAAGCAGATCAACAGCGAGTTCGAGCTGTGGTCGCCGTATACCATCCCTGCAGAGACTTATCCCAACCAGGCCAAACCGATCAATACGATTGCACAGCCGAATATCCTGGCCGTGCGGGCAGATCTGCCGGAGGAGGACGTCTACCAGATCGTCAAGACGATGTACGCCAACCTGCCGTTCCTGAACAATATCCACCCGGCGACCAAGGCAATGGCCCTGGAGAAGGCCATTGCCGGATTGCCGATGCCGCTACACCCCGGCGCTGCTCGTTTCTATCGGGAAAAGGGTCTGGAGATTCCGGATAGGCTGATCGCCAAGTAA